Proteins co-encoded in one Vibrio aquimaris genomic window:
- a CDS encoding BLUF domain-containing protein: MIRLLYYSKVSREMTMMDLKGILDVARKNNHQRGITGMLCFDNEYFLQILEGEPTTVSELFLIIGNDERHHDVTIMSVQSVEKRAFGEWNIGYAGSSEALQTQLAALMIDTFDPTVLNNKQAAALLYELSKTQTSL; encoded by the coding sequence ATGATTCGTTTACTCTATTACAGCAAAGTATCGCGTGAAATGACCATGATGGATCTCAAGGGCATATTGGACGTTGCTCGCAAGAATAACCATCAACGTGGTATTACCGGTATGCTGTGCTTCGATAACGAATATTTTCTGCAAATATTAGAAGGCGAGCCGACCACCGTCAGCGAATTATTTTTAATCATAGGTAATGACGAAAGGCACCACGACGTAACAATTATGAGCGTGCAATCTGTCGAAAAAAGGGCGTTTGGTGAGTGGAACATCGGGTACGCTGGCAGTAGCGAAGCTCTTCAGACCCAATTAGCTGCGCTTATGATTGATACATTCGACCCAACTGTGCTAAATAACAAACAAGCAGCTGCCTTACTTTATGAATTATCAAAAACTCAAACGTCTCTATAA
- a CDS encoding heme NO-binding domain-containing protein, which yields MQGAVFTAFSDMIIEKMGMEMLDDLIDSTEPESGGVYTAGGNYADSELINMVGVLAEKTNLPAGELVRAFGHYLFKKLYDSCPADISQITDLKTFLLAIDSVIHKEVKRLYPQAYLPTFAYEEQDDGSLVIYYNSDRALCELAEGLIVGASEHFNQPIHLAHPECLHRDDQHCKIIVSFD from the coding sequence ATGCAAGGAGCCGTCTTTACAGCATTTTCCGATATGATCATCGAAAAAATGGGCATGGAGATGCTCGATGATCTGATCGACTCGACCGAACCAGAATCCGGCGGTGTCTACACGGCAGGTGGTAACTACGCCGACAGTGAGCTGATCAACATGGTTGGTGTGTTAGCCGAGAAAACCAACCTGCCCGCAGGGGAACTGGTGCGTGCATTTGGCCACTACTTATTCAAGAAACTCTATGATAGTTGCCCCGCCGACATCTCGCAAATCACTGATCTCAAAACCTTCCTGCTCGCGATCGACAGCGTCATTCACAAAGAAGTCAAACGGCTCTACCCACAAGCCTACCTGCCCACATTCGCATACGAGGAACAAGACGATGGGTCGTTGGTGATTTATTATAATTCTGACAGAGCGCTGTGTGAACTAGCGGAAGGACTGATTGTTGGCGCTTCTGAACATTTCAACCAACCCATCCACTTAGCGCATCCAGAGTGCCTGCATCGGGACGATCAGCACTGCAAGATCATCGTTTCATTTGATTAA
- the moaB gene encoding molybdenum cofactor biosynthesis protein B has product MGHAEKSFQPANIAVLTVSDTRTEDNDTSGSYLVESATQAGHTIIDKKIVIDDKYKIRAIVSQWIADRKVQVVMVTGGTGFTSRDSTPEALIPLFDKQVEGFGELFRHVSYQEIGTSTIQSRAVGGFANHTVIFALPGSTGACRTGWTKIIEPQLDATHRPCNFMPHIEG; this is encoded by the coding sequence ATGGGGCATGCAGAAAAAAGCTTTCAACCCGCTAATATAGCGGTGTTAACGGTATCGGATACTCGTACCGAAGACAATGACACATCGGGATCTTATCTTGTCGAAAGTGCCACTCAAGCAGGGCACACTATCATAGATAAAAAGATTGTAATTGACGATAAATACAAAATTCGAGCCATTGTTTCACAGTGGATTGCAGACCGTAAAGTACAAGTTGTCATGGTCACCGGGGGAACTGGGTTTACGTCACGAGACAGTACTCCAGAAGCTTTGATCCCACTGTTTGATAAACAGGTTGAAGGTTTCGGTGAGTTATTTCGTCATGTGTCTTATCAGGAAATCGGTACATCGACGATTCAGTCACGCGCTGTGGGTGGGTTTGCTAATCATACGGTTATTTTTGCATTGCCAGGCTCAACGGGAGCTTGTCGTACAGGATGGACCAAGATCATTGAGCCTCAATTAGATGCCACACATCGCCCATGTAACTTTATGCCGCATATCGAAGGGTAG
- a CDS encoding sensor histidine kinase, giving the protein MSGGVNYQRAYERERLARTEAECLLADKTRDLYDNVIVLEKTLEELKVSQKQLIQAAKMASIGQLAAGVAHEINNPVGFSMSNVQTLSEYLSHIFQLDQWMMTQAELPDGLKHQYEQQRQALAIDELKDDTQALIDETLGGLDRVRNIVSSLKQVTHAGGNTREQCDINCCVDDSLKVVWNEIKYKMEVTKHLLPELPSVQADGQSIQQILINMFINAAHACEDKGTLTVSTQTQVYKGVQGILIKVKDDGSGMSDEVKEKIFDPFYTTKKVGEGTGLGLSVTHNLVEKHGGHISVNSKLGVGTCFGIFLPITQA; this is encoded by the coding sequence ATGAGCGGTGGGGTAAATTATCAGCGCGCCTACGAGCGTGAGCGGTTAGCGCGAACCGAAGCCGAGTGTTTGCTGGCGGACAAAACGCGAGATTTGTACGATAACGTGATCGTGCTGGAAAAGACACTGGAAGAATTAAAAGTGAGTCAAAAACAGCTCATTCAGGCCGCTAAAATGGCATCCATCGGCCAACTAGCCGCCGGGGTGGCTCATGAAATCAATAACCCCGTCGGGTTCTCGATGAGCAACGTCCAAACCCTGAGTGAATACCTGTCACACATTTTTCAACTCGACCAGTGGATGATGACCCAAGCGGAACTTCCAGACGGTCTGAAACATCAATACGAGCAGCAGCGTCAAGCGTTAGCAATCGACGAACTCAAAGACGACACGCAGGCGCTGATCGACGAAACGCTTGGCGGACTTGACCGAGTTCGCAACATCGTATCGAGCCTCAAGCAAGTGACCCACGCAGGTGGCAATACGAGGGAGCAGTGCGACATCAATTGCTGTGTCGACGATTCGCTGAAAGTGGTGTGGAATGAAATCAAATACAAGATGGAGGTGACCAAGCACTTGCTGCCCGAGCTTCCCTCGGTGCAGGCTGATGGGCAAAGTATTCAGCAGATCCTCATTAATATGTTCATTAATGCCGCCCACGCGTGTGAGGATAAAGGGACACTCACCGTCAGCACTCAGACGCAGGTCTACAAAGGCGTGCAAGGTATCCTGATCAAAGTCAAAGATGATGGATCAGGGATGTCCGACGAGGTCAAAGAGAAAATCTTCGACCCATTTTACACCACTAAGAAAGTGGGCGAAGGCACCGGGTTGGGCTTGTCCGTAACCCACAACTTGGTCGAAAAACACGGTGGTCACATCAGTGTTAACAGCAAGTTGGGGGTGGGGACCTGCTTTGGTATTTTTTTACCGATAACCCAAGCGTGA
- the uvrB gene encoding excinuclease ABC subunit UvrB translates to MSKVFELISDYQPSGDQPTAIAQLYEGLDSGLAHQTLLGVTGSGKTFTLANVIAKAQRPAILLAPNKTLAAQLYGEMKAFFPNNAVEYFVSYYDYYQPEAYVPTTDTFIEKDASVNAHIEQMRLSATKALLERKDAIIVASVSAIYGLGDPQSYLQMMLHLRRGDIMDQRDILRRLAELQYSRNDVAFERGQFRVRGEVIDVFPAESDQDAVRIEMFDDEIDCISVFDPLTGAVKQRDLPRFTIYPKTHYVTPRDKILDAIENIKVELEQRKKYLLDNNKLLEEQRISQRTLFDVEMMMELGFCSGIENYSRYLSGRKEGEPPPTLFDYLPHDGLLVIDESHVTVPQIGAMFKGDRSRKETLVEFGFRLPSALDNRPLKFEEFESLAPQTIFVSATPGNYELEKSDGEIADQVVRPTGLLDPELEVRPVATQVDDLLSEIRIRAAKDERVLVTTLTKRMAEDLTEYLTEHDVKVRYLHSDIDTVERVEIIRDLRLGEFDVLVGINLLREGLDMPEVSLVAILDADKEGFLRSERSLIQTIGRAARNIHGKAILYADSVTKSMRKAIDETNRRREKQQAYNEEMGVEPQALKRNVKDIMELGDITKSKKQRAAKPVPLSKVAESPQSYEAMTPQEIEKEIAKLESQMYQHAQDLEFEFAAQKRDEIEVLRQQFIANS, encoded by the coding sequence ATGAGTAAAGTTTTTGAGTTGATCTCGGATTACCAACCCTCGGGTGATCAGCCTACGGCGATCGCGCAGTTGTATGAAGGGCTAGATTCGGGCCTTGCACACCAAACCCTTTTGGGAGTAACAGGATCAGGGAAAACTTTTACCTTGGCCAATGTGATTGCTAAGGCTCAACGCCCCGCAATCTTGCTCGCGCCGAACAAAACGTTAGCTGCGCAGTTGTATGGTGAGATGAAGGCATTCTTTCCAAATAATGCTGTTGAGTACTTTGTCTCATACTACGACTACTATCAGCCCGAAGCTTATGTACCCACAACGGACACGTTTATTGAGAAAGATGCATCTGTCAATGCCCATATTGAGCAAATGCGTTTATCGGCAACTAAAGCGCTACTCGAGCGCAAAGATGCGATTATTGTTGCGTCTGTCTCAGCCATATATGGTCTTGGAGATCCCCAATCTTATTTGCAGATGATGTTGCATTTGCGTCGTGGCGACATCATGGATCAACGCGATATTTTACGCCGTTTGGCAGAGTTGCAATACAGTCGAAACGATGTCGCATTTGAGCGCGGACAATTTCGGGTGCGTGGGGAAGTCATCGATGTATTTCCCGCAGAATCAGATCAAGACGCAGTACGTATCGAGATGTTTGATGATGAGATTGATTGTATTAGCGTTTTTGACCCTTTAACTGGCGCTGTAAAACAACGGGATCTTCCGCGTTTTACTATCTATCCAAAAACTCACTATGTGACGCCTAGGGACAAAATTCTTGATGCGATTGAAAATATAAAAGTTGAGCTGGAACAGAGAAAGAAATACTTACTCGACAATAATAAGTTGCTTGAGGAGCAGCGTATCTCTCAGCGTACGCTATTTGATGTTGAGATGATGATGGAGTTGGGTTTTTGCTCTGGAATCGAAAACTACTCCCGATACCTGAGTGGACGAAAAGAGGGGGAACCGCCGCCGACTTTATTTGATTATCTGCCACACGATGGACTTCTGGTTATCGATGAATCTCACGTGACGGTTCCGCAGATAGGCGCCATGTTCAAAGGAGATAGGTCGCGTAAAGAAACTTTGGTGGAGTTTGGCTTCCGGCTGCCTTCTGCTCTAGATAACCGTCCTCTTAAATTTGAAGAATTTGAGTCCTTGGCCCCGCAAACCATATTTGTCTCAGCAACACCAGGCAACTATGAGTTAGAGAAATCAGATGGTGAAATTGCCGACCAAGTTGTTCGACCCACAGGGTTGTTAGATCCTGAACTGGAAGTGAGGCCAGTGGCTACCCAAGTTGATGACTTACTTTCTGAGATCCGGATCCGAGCTGCGAAAGATGAAAGGGTGTTAGTGACCACATTGACCAAACGAATGGCAGAAGATTTGACCGAGTACTTAACTGAACACGATGTAAAGGTTCGCTATCTGCATTCGGACATAGATACCGTTGAGAGGGTAGAGATCATCAGAGATTTGCGCTTAGGTGAGTTTGATGTGTTGGTGGGTATTAACCTGCTCAGAGAGGGACTCGATATGCCAGAAGTGTCTTTAGTAGCGATTTTGGATGCAGATAAAGAAGGCTTTTTACGCTCTGAGCGTTCCCTTATTCAGACCATAGGAAGAGCGGCACGTAATATTCATGGTAAAGCGATTCTCTATGCTGATAGTGTTACTAAGTCTATGCGTAAGGCCATTGATGAGACGAATCGTCGCAGGGAGAAACAACAAGCCTATAACGAAGAAATGGGTGTAGAGCCTCAGGCACTTAAACGTAATGTTAAAGATATTATGGAACTCGGTGATATCACCAAGAGCAAAAAACAGCGTGCAGCTAAGCCTGTTCCCTTGTCTAAAGTTGCGGAATCTCCGCAGTCGTATGAGGCTATGACTCCACAGGAAATTGAAAAAGAGATTGCAAAGCTAGAGTCACAAATGTATCAACATGCTCAGGATTTGGAATTTGAATTCGCGGCGCAAAAACGGGATGAAATAGAAGTACTCCGCCAGCAGTTCATTGCCAATAGCTAA
- a CDS encoding phosphate/phosphite/phosphonate ABC transporter substrate-binding protein, whose amino-acid sequence MKKLALVALIVGLPLQAQENVLTFGIVPQQSAITLAKNWAPILQHLSEETGYKIVFRTAKDIPEFEQRVFKGEYDIAYMNPYHYTVFHQKPGYEAFAKQKDKQIRGIVIIKSDSPIQDLKDLDGETLVFPSPAAFAASVVPRSSLQAMGITFTPQYVSSHDSVYINVAKDFFPAGGGIERTLNNTDPAVRSQLKVLWRTPGYTPHAFATHPALPPDVSAKIAEVMLALNDDSEGQALLGRIKFKGIEPARDSDWDDVRALNITLLDKYLTP is encoded by the coding sequence ATGAAAAAACTGGCATTGGTTGCGTTAATCGTCGGGCTGCCACTGCAGGCTCAGGAAAACGTCCTGACGTTCGGCATAGTTCCACAACAATCGGCAATCACTCTCGCCAAAAACTGGGCACCTATCTTGCAGCACCTGTCTGAAGAGACTGGCTACAAAATCGTCTTTCGCACCGCCAAAGACATACCAGAGTTTGAGCAACGTGTGTTCAAAGGCGAGTACGACATCGCCTACATGAACCCTTATCACTATACGGTGTTTCATCAAAAACCGGGGTACGAAGCGTTTGCCAAACAAAAAGACAAGCAGATCCGTGGCATCGTCATCATCAAGAGTGACAGTCCCATCCAAGACTTGAAGGATTTGGACGGTGAAACCTTGGTCTTTCCTTCGCCCGCAGCCTTTGCCGCGAGTGTCGTCCCCCGGTCGTCGTTGCAAGCTATGGGGATCACCTTCACGCCGCAATATGTCTCTTCGCACGATTCGGTATACATCAACGTCGCCAAAGATTTCTTCCCAGCAGGGGGGGGAATAGAGCGTACCCTTAACAACACCGATCCGGCGGTACGCAGTCAGCTCAAAGTGTTGTGGCGCACCCCCGGCTACACACCGCATGCATTTGCGACCCATCCCGCTTTGCCGCCAGACGTAAGCGCGAAGATCGCCGAGGTGATGTTGGCACTGAATGACGACAGCGAAGGACAAGCGCTGTTAGGGCGGATCAAATTCAAAGGGATCGAGCCGGCGCGGGACAGCGACTGGGACGATGTCCGTGCCCTAAATATCACCTTGCTCGACAAGTATCTAACACCTTAG
- the luxU gene encoding quorum-sensing phosphorelay protein LuxU: MELLNKHKLDQLSSEIGVSNVPILLDIFLNEMVQYIEALKDEDRDQEAYLKEICHALKSSAASFGAESLCALAIEIDAKAKLGEMIDVAETQEAMITLLTQTQQRYQTLLAK, translated from the coding sequence ATGGAACTACTCAATAAACATAAACTTGATCAATTATCGAGTGAAATCGGTGTCAGCAATGTCCCTATATTACTTGATATATTTCTCAATGAAATGGTTCAGTATATCGAAGCTTTAAAGGACGAGGACCGAGATCAAGAAGCCTATCTAAAAGAGATTTGCCATGCATTGAAAAGCAGTGCTGCAAGCTTTGGGGCCGAATCTTTATGTGCACTTGCCATAGAAATTGATGCCAAGGCGAAACTTGGTGAAATGATTGACGTAGCAGAAACGCAGGAGGCAATGATAACGCTACTGACACAAACGCAGCAGCGTTACCAAACATTACTCGCTAAGTAA
- the luxO gene encoding quorum-sensing sigma-54 dependent transcriptional regulator LuxO yields MHQNTDTQKSKYLLMVEDTASVAALYRSYLAPLGIDINIVGTGRDAIESISFRTPDLILLDLRLPDMTGMNVLHAVKQKNADIPVIFMTAHGSIDTAVEAMRHGAQDFLIKPCEADRLRVTVNNAIRKASKLRNASDNPGNQNYQGFIGSSQTMQAVYRTIDSAASSKASIFITGESGTGKEVCAEAIHAASKRGDKPFIAINCAAIPKDLIESELFGHVKGAFTGAATDRQGAAELADGGTLFLDELCEMDLDLQTKLLRFIQTGTFQKVGSSKMKSVDVRFVCATNRDPWKEVQEGRFREDLYYRLYVIPLHLPPLRDRGDDVIEIAYSLLGFMSKEEGKDFVRLTPEVVNRFAQYEWPGNVRQLQNVLRNVVVLNNGEHISIDMLPPPLNVPTDNHIRVDWQEKGELTVNDIFPLWMTEKKAIEQAIDACDGNIPKAAGYLDVSPSTIYRKLQNWNAAKETQ; encoded by the coding sequence ATGCACCAAAATACTGACACACAAAAGTCTAAATATTTGTTGATGGTGGAGGATACTGCTTCAGTCGCGGCACTGTATCGCTCTTACCTCGCGCCTCTTGGCATCGATATTAATATTGTTGGTACGGGTCGAGACGCGATTGAGAGTATTAGTTTCCGTACACCTGATCTCATCCTACTCGACTTGAGGCTCCCTGATATGACAGGGATGAATGTCCTACATGCGGTTAAACAGAAAAATGCCGATATTCCGGTTATTTTTATGACTGCTCATGGCTCAATCGATACTGCCGTGGAGGCCATGCGTCACGGCGCTCAGGACTTTTTGATCAAGCCTTGTGAAGCGGACAGGCTGCGTGTCACCGTCAACAATGCTATTCGTAAAGCGAGCAAACTAAGGAATGCCTCTGATAACCCCGGAAATCAAAACTATCAAGGCTTTATTGGGAGTAGTCAGACCATGCAGGCGGTGTATCGAACGATAGATTCCGCGGCCTCAAGTAAAGCCAGTATTTTTATTACTGGTGAGAGTGGAACGGGTAAAGAAGTATGTGCCGAAGCCATTCATGCGGCAAGCAAACGTGGGGATAAGCCCTTTATTGCAATTAACTGTGCTGCAATCCCGAAAGATTTAATCGAAAGTGAGTTATTTGGTCATGTCAAAGGTGCCTTCACTGGGGCTGCTACTGACAGGCAGGGCGCTGCGGAACTTGCTGATGGTGGAACACTGTTTCTCGATGAGCTATGTGAGATGGATCTTGATTTACAAACTAAACTCCTACGCTTTATTCAAACTGGAACCTTTCAAAAAGTAGGCTCTTCAAAAATGAAGAGTGTCGATGTGCGCTTTGTTTGTGCAACCAACCGTGATCCATGGAAAGAAGTTCAAGAAGGGCGCTTTAGAGAGGATTTGTATTATCGACTGTACGTCATCCCGCTGCATCTACCTCCATTGAGGGATCGTGGTGATGACGTGATAGAAATTGCATATTCTTTGCTCGGTTTTATGTCTAAGGAGGAAGGTAAAGACTTTGTTAGGCTGACGCCTGAAGTTGTCAATCGTTTCGCACAATACGAATGGCCGGGTAATGTTCGTCAGTTGCAAAACGTATTACGAAATGTGGTCGTGCTCAATAACGGTGAACATATTTCGATAGATATGTTACCACCTCCACTCAATGTACCGACCGACAACCACATTAGGGTTGACTGGCAAGAAAAAGGTGAGCTCACAGTCAACGATATATTCCCTCTTTGGATGACAGAGAAAAAGGCGATAGAACAAGCGATTGACGCATGTGACGGAAATATTCCGAAAGCAGCTGGTTATCTGGACGTCAGTCCATCAACGATTTATCGTAAACTTCAGAACTGGAACGCAGCAAAGGAAACGCAATAG
- the moaA gene encoding GTP 3',8-cyclase MoaA, giving the protein MAQQFEDKFQRKFYYLRLSVTDVCNFKCQYCLPDGYKPSGKSNSFLTLPEIQRVVGAFANCGTSKVRITGGEPSLRKDFAEIVHAVAQTNGITKVAMTTNGYRMKKQIHSWKDAGLTHINVSVDSLDPRMFHQITGENKYFEVMSGIDRAFEVGFEQVKVNVVLLKDLNSRALPQFLCWIKDRPIQLRFIELMQTGEMDPLFQNQHVSGVSIRNQLMADGWLLKQRQSHDGPAQVYYHPDYLGEVGLIMPYERDFCVSCNRLRVSAKGKLHLCLFGEHGIELRDLLHQDSQQQALIDRIQGQLQTKAVSHFLHDGNPGMTPHLASIGG; this is encoded by the coding sequence ATGGCGCAACAATTTGAAGATAAGTTTCAGCGCAAATTTTACTATTTGCGCCTTTCGGTCACTGATGTTTGTAACTTCAAATGTCAGTACTGCCTTCCTGATGGCTACAAACCTTCAGGCAAAAGTAATTCTTTTTTAACGCTCCCCGAAATCCAGCGTGTAGTCGGTGCTTTTGCTAACTGTGGTACTTCCAAAGTGAGGATCACTGGAGGAGAGCCCAGTTTACGTAAAGACTTTGCTGAAATTGTTCATGCTGTGGCTCAAACAAACGGAATAACCAAAGTTGCAATGACGACTAATGGTTACCGAATGAAAAAGCAGATCCACAGTTGGAAAGATGCTGGGCTAACCCATATTAATGTTAGCGTGGATAGCTTAGATCCTCGAATGTTCCACCAGATCACTGGTGAGAATAAGTATTTTGAAGTCATGTCAGGGATAGATCGAGCGTTTGAAGTTGGTTTTGAGCAAGTGAAAGTGAATGTGGTCTTACTTAAAGATTTGAACTCACGAGCGCTGCCGCAGTTTTTGTGTTGGATCAAAGACAGGCCTATTCAATTACGCTTTATTGAGCTGATGCAAACTGGCGAGATGGATCCGCTATTTCAAAATCAGCATGTGTCAGGTGTGTCGATACGCAATCAGCTAATGGCTGATGGATGGTTGCTCAAACAAAGACAATCCCACGATGGTCCAGCTCAAGTCTACTATCATCCTGATTATCTGGGGGAAGTCGGTTTGATCATGCCGTATGAACGAGATTTCTGTGTGAGTTGCAATCGTTTGAGAGTATCAGCAAAAGGGAAACTTCATTTATGCTTGTTTGGAGAACACGGTATTGAACTGCGCGATTTATTGCATCAAGACTCTCAACAGCAAGCCTTAATCGATCGTATTCAAGGCCAATTACAAACTAAAGCGGTGAGTCACTTTCTTCATGACGGTAATCCAGGTATGACGCCTCATCTTGCGTCTATCGGTGGCTAA
- a CDS encoding sensor histidine kinase encodes MNELLLVSQNAETPSYFSEIEFEQTENVKQAKAWLRSHKVGVVILDVGDNTQRYIQELESFLRSNLKNYFVALWAVSAAAETAKEADRTLSPDMYRHDDALRDIQCELRKQRAVFKRLQQHERYLNLLTKINKFNRGNASPNQVMAEFVNELDAFCGARQTYLLRDTKKLEPELLVYQATPDSKLKMVKVDAECTSLWRPYLSMTKPDIKFSELEKQPHALVFPVWILEKHSCTIICLVDKAQAERFTFSKIKILEEAAVQLKIILENLESQRRMRHNYQRLRSSLSELSMAKEQLVHSEKMASLGRLTAGIAHEINNPLGVALGNFTPLSDYTEAILNLLTMHDDFINQLKASGKADVPENIEDFKKQKDVSFIFEDLSSVIQDSQASLLRVKSIVSDLSSLSRGVNSEREPCSLKVLCDEVIKIHCYERERQPLVENFIDSDVVIETSPTMLNLALSNLHLNALDALRGRAQDAKIIYRCEVEPAQIRLTLEDNGCGIGPEDLHMVFEPFYTTKPVGDGRGMGLTVALNAINGLGGELVLNSDTSTGTQAVIVFPNKE; translated from the coding sequence GTGAATGAACTATTGCTTGTGTCACAGAACGCTGAAACTCCGAGCTATTTCAGCGAGATAGAGTTTGAACAAACCGAGAACGTGAAGCAGGCCAAGGCATGGCTAAGATCACACAAGGTTGGAGTGGTGATTCTTGATGTTGGAGACAACACACAGCGTTATATTCAAGAACTGGAGTCGTTTTTACGCAGTAACCTGAAGAACTACTTTGTTGCGTTGTGGGCAGTATCAGCGGCCGCAGAAACTGCTAAAGAAGCAGACCGCACACTGTCACCTGATATGTACCGACATGATGACGCACTACGTGATATTCAATGTGAGCTGAGAAAACAACGGGCGGTCTTTAAGCGTCTACAACAACATGAGAGATATCTTAATCTGCTCACCAAAATAAATAAGTTCAACCGTGGTAATGCCTCCCCAAACCAAGTCATGGCCGAATTTGTCAACGAGCTCGATGCTTTTTGTGGGGCCCGTCAAACGTATCTCTTACGTGACACTAAGAAACTAGAACCCGAGTTACTCGTATATCAGGCTACGCCGGATTCTAAGCTCAAAATGGTTAAAGTCGACGCGGAATGTACTTCTCTTTGGCGTCCTTATTTAAGTATGACTAAGCCAGATATCAAATTTTCTGAGCTAGAAAAACAGCCTCATGCATTAGTTTTTCCTGTATGGATTCTAGAAAAGCACTCTTGCACTATTATCTGTTTGGTGGATAAGGCTCAGGCGGAGCGTTTTACGTTCTCCAAAATAAAGATATTAGAGGAAGCTGCTGTTCAGTTGAAAATTATTCTTGAGAATTTGGAATCTCAGCGTCGTATGAGACACAACTATCAACGATTGAGATCTTCCTTATCGGAACTCAGCATGGCTAAAGAACAGTTGGTGCACTCTGAAAAAATGGCCAGCTTAGGCCGCTTAACTGCGGGTATAGCTCATGAAATTAATAACCCGTTAGGTGTCGCCTTAGGAAATTTTACACCTTTAAGCGATTATACTGAAGCTATATTGAACTTACTGACTATGCATGATGACTTCATTAACCAGCTTAAGGCCTCAGGTAAAGCTGATGTGCCTGAAAATATTGAAGACTTTAAGAAACAAAAAGACGTCTCATTTATATTTGAGGATTTGTCTTCGGTGATCCAAGACTCTCAAGCCAGCTTATTGAGGGTAAAAAGTATAGTTTCAGATTTAAGCAGTTTGTCTCGAGGCGTGAATTCAGAGCGAGAGCCCTGTAGTCTCAAAGTGCTTTGTGATGAGGTGATTAAAATCCATTGCTATGAAAGAGAGCGACAGCCTTTGGTAGAGAATTTTATTGACTCTGATGTGGTTATAGAAACGAGTCCAACGATGCTCAATTTGGCATTGAGCAATTTACATTTGAACGCTCTGGATGCTTTGCGAGGACGAGCACAGGATGCAAAAATAATATACCGGTGTGAAGTAGAGCCCGCTCAGATACGCTTAACGCTTGAAGACAACGGGTGTGGAATCGGACCTGAAGACTTACACATGGTGTTTGAGCCTTTTTATACTACAAAACCCGTAGGCGATGGCAGAGGTATGGGGTTAACAGTAGCGTTGAATGCGATCAATGGACTTGGTGGGGAGTTGGTTTTAAATAGCGACACAAGCACAGGAACTCAAGCGGTCATTGTTTTTCCTAACAAGGAATGA
- the yvcK gene encoding uridine diphosphate-N-acetylglucosamine-binding protein YvcK: MTLYKQKKVVAIGGGHGLGRMLSALKDFGENATGIVATTDNGGSTGRIRHCQGGIAWGDTRNCINQLITSPSISSMMFEYRFKGSGELDGHNLGNLMLTALDNLSVRPLDAINLIRNMLKVDINIIPMTEHPCDLKALAENGHWVTGETSVDEMPDKLVRLELSPQVPATSEGVLAIEQADAIILGPGSFLTSIMAPLLLPEVGRAIENNSNAKLVFIENLSAEHGPAGKISLKEKLEWCERSCRGRKIDIVVGEEEHPELTDWQCLTTSLASPNREWRHDRGKLQSVIESLLSE, from the coding sequence ATGACTTTGTATAAACAAAAGAAGGTGGTTGCAATTGGAGGCGGCCACGGCTTAGGGCGTATGCTCTCTGCTCTTAAAGACTTTGGTGAAAACGCGACCGGTATCGTCGCCACAACAGATAATGGAGGCTCAACGGGCCGAATTCGCCACTGTCAAGGAGGTATCGCTTGGGGAGATACTCGCAACTGTATCAATCAGCTTATTACTTCTCCTTCGATTAGCTCCATGATGTTTGAATATCGTTTCAAAGGTTCAGGCGAGCTAGATGGCCACAATCTAGGTAACTTAATGCTCACAGCCCTAGATAATCTTTCTGTTCGTCCTCTAGACGCGATTAATCTGATCCGAAATATGCTCAAGGTGGATATCAATATTATTCCCATGACGGAGCACCCTTGTGATCTCAAAGCTCTGGCTGAAAATGGTCATTGGGTAACGGGAGAAACGAGTGTTGATGAAATGCCGGATAAACTGGTTCGCCTAGAACTCTCTCCTCAAGTTCCTGCGACCAGTGAAGGTGTACTCGCTATCGAGCAAGCGGATGCGATTATTCTTGGGCCGGGAAGCTTTTTAACCAGTATCATGGCTCCCTTACTTTTACCGGAAGTCGGTAGAGCAATAGAAAATAACTCAAACGCGAAGCTTGTTTTTATTGAGAATCTGTCTGCCGAGCATGGTCCTGCAGGAAAAATTAGCTTGAAAGAGAAGCTCGAGTGGTGTGAAAGGTCTTGTCGCGGGCGTAAAATTGATATCGTTGTTGGCGAAGAGGAACACCCAGAACTCACTGATTGGCAGTGTCTAACAACCTCTCTCGCGTCACCAAATAGAGAATGGCGACACGATAGAGGTAAGCTTCAATCCGTTATAGAGTCATTACTTAGCGAGTAA